In one Dermacentor variabilis isolate Ectoservices chromosome 4, ASM5094787v1, whole genome shotgun sequence genomic region, the following are encoded:
- the LOC142579377 gene encoding alpha-aspartyl dipeptidase — MSSSSSSSMASPRRLLLLSNSTMYNGEFLEFAAETIKDFFKKSATKRILFVPYARKDYADYAAKVRARLGEMGFEVDSIHEAADPVSAVKMAQGIFIGGGNTFRLLKTLYESNTAEAIRIRCLEDGMPYMGASAGTNVATANICTTNDMPIFYPPTFVALRLVPFNINPHYIETDPDSKHMGETRDQRIDEYLEVGNHLPVLGLKEGAILKVEGNRAVLLCNEAKLFKENVDPVYYKPGADMSFLLTDTNV, encoded by the coding sequence ATGTCATCTTCATCATCCTCTTCGATGGCTTCCCCGCGAAGGCTACTCCTGCTGTCAAATTCGACCATGTATAACGGCGAATTCCTTGAGTTCGCCGCCGAGACCATCAAGGATTTCTTCAAGAAGTCGGCAACCAAGCGAATTCTGTTCGTGCCTTACGCCCGCAAGGATTACGCCGACTACGCGGCCAAGGTGAGGGCCCGACTCGGCGAGATGGGCTTCGAGGTGGACAGCATTCACGAAGCCGCCGATCCGGTGAGTGCTGTGAAGATGGCCCAGGGCATATTTATCGGCGGTGGAAACACATTTAGACTGCTGAAGACTCTTTACGAATCCAACACCGCCGAGGCGATCCGCATCAGGTGCCTGGAGGACGGGATGCCATACATGGGCGCTAGTGCAGGAACGAATGTTGCTACGGCCAACATATGCACCACGAATGATATGCCGATCTTTTACCCGCCGACGTTCGTTGCGCTCCGCCTCGTGCCGTTCAACATCAATCCGCACTACATTGAAACCGACCCCGACAGCAAGCACATGGGTGAGACCAGGGATCAAAGGATCGACGAGTACCTGGAAGTGGGCAACCACTTGCCTGTGTTGGGATTGAAAGAGGGTGCAATACTGAAGGTCGAAGGCAACCGTGCTGTACTGCTGTGCAATGAGGCAAAGTTATTCAAGGAGAATGTGGATCCGGTGTACTACAAGCCTGGTGCAGACATGAGCTTCCTGCTAACCGACACTAATGTTTAG